ACAGGCAGAGCCGGAGGCCTCCTTGGGCCTGACGGGCTCCAGCACCCGGTAATAGTGGCAATCCCGGCCTTCGTCCGGGTCGTAGGGCGGGGCCAGGATGTCCAGGAAGGCGGCGGGTCCGTCCACAGCGTCGATCTGGTGCAGGTTGTCCCGGTACGGCGTGAGGACGCAGGGGCCACTGGCCTCGGTGTACTCGGCCCGCGAGCGCAGCACGCCCGGCCGCACAGCATCCCGCTCTCGGGCCTGCAGCGGCGGCTCGAACTGCTGCTCCGGCGGCGGGGCCCGCGGCCGCTGTCCTCCGCCCGCCTCCAGCTTGTCCATGCAGCTGATGCGCACGGTGCCGTAGAGCACCTTGAGCATGCCGTGCATGCCCGGGTGGTCGTGCAGCGGGATGGACGTACCGCTCTTGAGCAGGAACACGCCGAGGCTGAAGCCGTCCGTCTCGTATATGTGCATGTAGGTGACGGGCGGCCGGTTGGGCTGCAGAGGCTGCAGGGTGGCCTTGCGCGGGGCGATGTTCAGGTCCTCGGCGCGGATCTGGGTCAGCAGGCTCTTCAGCTTGCTCAGGTTCTCCGGGAAGCCCGGCAGCATCTGCGCCTCGGGGACAGACGCCGCGCCGCGGTCGGAAGCTCTGCGGCCACCCCCACGGCCCCGGAAGGTGAGGCACGCCTGGCGGGCGATCCGTTGGATCAGGGAGGCCATGTTGTCTCGGGGCATGCTCGGCTGTTCCTCCGCGTGCCGGGGCCGGCCCCCTCCTTTCCTCCGCCCCTTGCGGTCCCCGGCGGCCGCCACGGCTGCCCGCGGCTCCCGGCGAGGCGGGAGGCCCCGCAACTACTGGCCAGTCGGGCGCGCGGCGCTGCCACCGCAG
Above is a genomic segment from Cynocephalus volans isolate mCynVol1 chromosome 7, mCynVol1.pri, whole genome shotgun sequence containing:
- the ADO gene encoding 2-aminoethanethiol dioxygenase; this encodes MPRDNMASLIQRIARQACLTFRGRGGGRRASDRGAASVPEAQMLPGFPENLSKLKSLLTQIRAEDLNIAPRKATLQPLQPNRPPVTYMHIYETDGFSLGVFLLKSGTSIPLHDHPGMHGMLKVLYGTVRISCMDKLEAGGGQRPRAPPPEQQFEPPLQARERDAVRPGVLRSRAEYTEASGPCVLTPYRDNLHQIDAVDGPAAFLDILAPPYDPDEGRDCHYYRVLEPVRPKEASGSACDLPREVWLLETPQADDFWCEGEPYPGPKVFP